Proteins co-encoded in one Amia ocellicauda isolate fAmiCal2 chromosome 11, fAmiCal2.hap1, whole genome shotgun sequence genomic window:
- the zmym4.1 gene encoding zinc finger MYM-type protein 4 isoform X3: MAESEQAMHCESEEKPMEKLRASAERGSAVLMDIAEPGGVEDIADHISPSNKIPEVAGTERGTEEEEKGDREREREQMDTQSPEPCSAPPLLGGLDGAGGVEDEVEGAPVIAAEDDEEEEVLQAPPTSPSPSQPDRQADAKPDSLDTQLESTDSQSSTVSTESVSVETELPPAEVETTPGGAELACVAGAPSKEDRRSPNRQTPPSLLQCITETPRGTDASQSSTVLDRERLQEREPVVTRRPDSQYREPVSVPREAETGDSGASFPPELHIKDEPLDDEYDRALAPSHAPAPPHVPVTNNTLTTPHSQAPLHPLLDKVKDEPDNAQEFGEQPKTAEELKISAVFSVGGHTAASAAPPQYPPVSRPVPGVGGALGAPVRPRLLAVPANTQAPPPSSSSSPSSLPPPPAASASPAIRVSCSGCKKVLQKGQTAYQRKGSTQLFCSTLCLTGYTVPAVRTVLRKTCHYCLKEIGNPKDVIIAPVDTVGTVKDFCSQSCLSAFDYKRKTAASTLSTEGVTIKCSMCQRTAIIRHEVNYQGVVHKLCSDSCFSRFRSVNNLTMNCCENCGGYCYSGGGQCHVLQIEGTAKKFCSPTCITAYKLKSAKVTPCTVCQSLRSSAEMLENTSPQGRTELFCSVNCLSAYRVQNFTTSGVPVPCNSCKASAVPQYHLAMSDGSIRNFCSYNCVVSFQTVFNKPSSQPAPVPLSQSQVITSTTSSVPGGAAVNLATPAPPSTAPPAPVQPAEPPRAPAPAPVAPPSTPNRCVVKLRCRHCRNLFTSKPELLEFKGRMVQFCGSACVEEFRKVSFVSARCEYCKIEKVVKETIKFNRQDRSFCSEGCKLLYKHDLAKRWGSLCRSCAYCSNAGQKAVQNHFAGRLEEFCSEECMSLYTVLFYQMAKCDWCKRQGKLLESVKWHGEMKHFCNLSCLLQYCGQQISTETLSSTVNAMTTMPAVAPTLAAPPCAPVAAPVIPSLSPVTQKKEPTPVIANVVSLASAPAGQPALHASTALQGAVPTAQAKIIGDASTQTDALKLPPVAPPRILKNKALLCKPISLTKATSCKPHTQSKESQTEEEWRPDVLVIPVPVPVFIPVPMHLYTQYTPYPLGLPLPVPVPLFLPTSLDKAEQALGAVQDLAQDLPSDPYEADLLHMAELIAEEQEKDKPVSHGDQGSTYSGDLESEAVSTPHSWEDDVNHCPLRSGHAPEPDPPTTPGLQPPPSPSLLQDLEADFPIESFDPAARETGVTLRHRTRRRPRDGFPPRKRGRKRAGAVVSAGLSRSAQPPGAEARHALKHMYGVNAWRSWVQWRNAQPDTEQPRFGSRPMSPKEDVLACSSAELSYGLCRFIRELRRPNGEHYTPDSIFYLCLGIQQHLFENGRIENIFTDVFYSRFTLEITKMLKDWKPTVLPSGYLHSRVEEEYLWECKQLGAYSPIVLLNTLLFFNTKLFQLKTIPQHLRLSFAHVMRCTRTAPANTPGNTPGIAKTTCLRFFPPAAKREPAEKGAALGKRRLEEGLEEEVMEMPENTDNPLRCPVRLYEFYLSKCSDSVKQRTDVFYLQPERSCVPNSPLWYSGLPLDPATLETMLTRILMVREVHEQLEKAPPHDDEAAG, from the exons ATGGCGGAGAGCGAACAGGCGATGCATTGCGAG AGTGAAGAGAAGCCCATGGAGAAGTTGAGAGCATCAGCAGAGAGGG GCTCTGCAGTACTGATGGACATAGCTGAACCTGGTGGTGTTGAGGACATCGCTGACCACATTAGCCCAAGTAACAAGATTCCTGAGGTGGCTGGGACTGAGAGAGGCACGGAAGAGGAAGAGAAgggagaccgagagagagagcgagagcagaTGGACACACAGAGCCCAGAGCCTTGCTCAGCTCCCCCCTTGCTTGGTGGCCTGGATGGGGCAGGAGGGGTGGAGGATGAGGTGGAGGGTGCTCCTGTGATCGCGGCTGAGgatgacgaggaggaggaggtccTGCAggccccccccacctctcccaGCCCATCACAGCCTGATAGACAGGCAGACGCAAAACCTGACAGCCTGGACACACAGCTTGAGAGCACGGACTCACAGAGCAGCACTGTGAGCACAG AATCAGTCAGTGTGGAGACAGAGCTCCCCCCAGCGGAGGTGGAGACAACTCCAGGAGGGGCGGAGCTGGCATGCGTGGCAGGGGCGCCCAGTAAAGAGGACAGGAGATCTCCAAACAGACAGACGCCCCCCTCACTGCTGCAGTGCATCACTGAGACACCGAGAGGGACTGATGCCAGCCAGAGCAGCACAG TGTTGGACAGGGAGAGGCTGCAGGAGAGGGAGCCTGTGGTGACCAGGCGGCCAGACAGTCAGTACAGG GAGCCAGTGTCCGTGCCACGTGAGGCGGAGACTGGGGACAGCGGGGCGTCCTTCCCGCCTGAGCTCCACATCAAGGACGAGCCGCTGGACGACGAGTACGATCGAGCATTGGCCCCGTCCCATGCACCGGCTCCGCCCCATGTACCGGTCACGAACAATACACTGACCACACCTCACTCACAGGCCCCACTCCATCCGTTACTGGACAAAGTCAAGGATGAACCTGACAACGCACag GAGTTCGGTGAGCAGCCCAAGACTGCAGAGGAACTGAAGATAAGCGCAGTGTTCTCTGTGGGAGGTCACACAGctg CCTCTGCAGCCCCTCCCCAGTATCCCCCTGTGTCCAGACCGGTGCCAGGGGTAGGGGGGGCATTGGGGGCACCTGTCCGGCCCAGGCTTCTGGCAGTGCCTGCCAACACCCAGGCCCCTCCaccttcttcctcctcttcccccTCCTCGCTGCCCCCCCCGCCTGCTGCCTCGGCCTCCCCAGCAATCCGGGTGTCATGCTCCGGCTGTAAGAAGGTGCTGCAGAAAGGCCAGACGGCTTACCAGCGCAAGGGCTCCACGCAGCTGTTCTGCTCCACACTGTGTCTAACCGGCTACACAGTGCCAGCCGTGCGCACCGTGCTGAGGAAGACCTGCCACTACTGCCTCAA ggagaTTGGAAATCCCAAGGATGTGATCATAGCCCCTGTGGACACTGTGGGGACGGTGAAGGATTTCTGCAGCCAgtcctgtctgtctgctttTGACTATAAGCGCAAGACCGCAGCATCTACTCTGTCCACCGAGGGCGTCACCATCAAGTGCAGCATGTGCCAGAGGACAGCCATA ATCCGCCATGAGGTAAACTACCAGGGTGTGGTGCACAAGCTGTGCAGCGACTCCTGCTTCTCCCGCTTCCGCTCCGTCAACAACCTCACCATGAACTGCTGTGAGAACTGCGGGGGCTACTGCTACAGCGGGGGGGGGCAGTGCCATGTGCTGCAGATCGAGGGCACCGCCAAGAAGTTCTGCAGCCCCACCTGCATCACGGCATACAAGCTG aagAGTGCAAAGGTGACGCCCTGCACAGTGTGTCAGTCGCTGCGCTCCTCGGCCGAGATGTTAGAGAATACCAGCCCCCAGGGCCGCACCGAGCTCTTCTGCTCCGTCAACTGCCTGTCTGCCTACAGGGTTCAGAACTTCACTACATCAG GTGTGCCGGTGCCCTGTAACAGCTGCAAGGCGTCCGCTGTGCCGCAGTACCACCTGGCCATGTCTGACGGCAGCATCCGCAACTTCTGCAGCTACAACTGTGTGGTCAGCTTCCAG ACTGTGTTTAATAAGCCCTCCTCTCAGCCCGCCCCAGTGCCTCTCTCTCAGAGCCAGGTGATAACCAGCACCACCTCCTCCGTCCCCgggggggccgctgtcaacctGGCCACCCCTGCCCCCCCTAGCACTGCCCCCCCAGCCCCGGTGCAGCCAGCCGAGCCCCCCCGTGCCCCTGCCCCAGCCCCGGTTgcacccccctccacccccaacCGCTGTGTGGTGAAGCTGCGCTGTCGGCACTGCAGAAACCTCTTCACATCCAAACCAGAGCTTCTGGAGTTCAAG GGACGCATGGTGCAGTTCTGTGGCTCGGCCTGTGTGGAGGAGTTTAGGAAGGTGAGCTTCGTGTCGGCGCGCTGCGAGTATTGCAAGATCGAGAAGGTCGTCAAGGAGACCATCAAGTTCAACAGGCAGGACCGCTCCTTCTGCAGTGAAG GCTGTAAGCTCCTGTACAAGCATGACTTGGCCAAGCGTTGGGGCAGCCTGTGCCGGAGCTGTGCGTACTGCAGCAACGCAGGGCAGAAGGCTGTCCAGAATCACTTTGCGGGCCGACTGGAGGAGTTCTGCAGCGAGGAGTGCATGTCCCTCTACACTGTGCTCTTCTACCAG atggcGAAGTGTGACTGGTGTAAGCGCCAGGGGAAGCTGCTGGAGTCAGTGAAGTGGCATGGAGAGATGAAGCACTTCTGTAACCTGAGCTGTCTGCTGCAGTACTGTGGCCAGCAGATCTCCACAGAGACGCTCAGCAGCACTG TGAATGCCATGACTACAATGCCTGCTGTGGCCCCCACCCTGGCAGCACCCCCCTGTGCCCCTGTGGCTGCTCCAGTgattccctccctctcccccgtCACCCAGAAGAAGGAGCCGACGCCCGTCATTGCCAACGTGGTCTCCCTTGCCAGCGCTCCCGCCGGGCAACCCGCCCTGCACGCTAGCACTGCGCTGCAGG GTGCTGTCCCCACTGCCCAGGCCAAGATCATTGGAGAT GCCAGTACACAGACGGACGCCCTGAAGTTGCCCCCTGTGGCGCCCCCCCGGATCCTGAAGAACAAGGCCCTGCTGTGCAAACCCATCAGCCTGACCAAGGCCACATCCTGCAAGCCCCACACCCAGAGCAAGGAGAGCCAGACTG AGGAGGAGTGGCGTCCGGATGTGTTGGTGATCCCGGTCCCTGTGCCTGTGTTCATTCCTGTGCCGATGCACCTGTACACCCAGTACACCCCCTACCCCCTGGGCCTGCCCCTGCCG GTGCCTGTGCCCCTGTTCCTGCCCACCTCTCTGGACAAGGCAGAGCAGGCACTGGGGGCAGTACAGGACCTGGCGCAGGACTTACCCTCTGACCCATACGAGGCCGATCTCCTGCACATGGCAGAGCTGATCGCAGAGGAGCAGGAGAAGGACAAGCCCGTCTCCCATGGAg ACCAGGGCAGCACGTACAGCGGAGACCTGGAGAGCGAGGCGGTGTCCACTCCACATAGCTGGGAGGATGATGTCAATCACTGTCCACTGCGCTCTGGCCATGCCCCTGAGCCCGACCCCCCCACGACCCCTGGCCTCcagccccccccctccccctcgctGCTGCAGGACCTGGAGGCTGATTTCCCCATTG AGTCGTTCGACCCAGCGGCGCGGGAGACTGGCGTCACACTCAGACACCGGACACGCAGGAGACCCAGGGATGGCTTCCCTCCCCGCAAACGG GGCCGGAAGAGGGCAGGGGCGGTGGTGTCTGCTGGTCTGTCTCGCAGTGCGCAGCCCCCTGGTGCTGAAGCCAGGCATGCACTCAAGCACATGTATGGTGTGAATGCCTGGCGCAGCTGGGTGCAGTGGAGGAATGCCCAGCCCGACACTGAGCAGCCACGATTCGGCA GTCGTCCGATGAGCCCAAAGGAGGACGTGCTGGCCTGCAGCTCCGCAGAGCTCAGCTATGGCCTGTGTCGCTTCATCAGGGAGCTGCGCCGGCCAAACGGGGAGCACTACACCCCCGACAGCATCTTCTACCTGTGCCTGGGCATCCAGCAG CACCTGTTTGAGAACGGCCGCATCGAGAACATCTTCACTGATGTCTTCTACAGCCGCTTCACCCTGGAGATCACCAAGATGCTCAAGGATTGGAAACCCACCGTGCTGCCTAGTG GGTACCTGCACTCTCGCGTGGAGGAGGAGTACCTGTGGGAGTGTAAGCAGCTGGGTGCGTACTCCCCCATTGTGCTGCTCAATACGCTGCTGTTCTTCAACACTAAGCTCTTCCAACTGAAGACCATCCCACAGCACCTGCGGCTCTCCTTCGCCCACGTCATGCGCTGCACCCGCACTGCCCCCGCCAACACGCCCGGCAACACACCTGGCATCGCCAAGACCACTTGCCTGCGCTTCTTCCCCCCTGCTGCTAAGAGGGAGCCTGCAG aaaaaGGTGCTGCCCTGGGGAAGCGGAGGCTGGAGGAGGGGCTGGAGGAGGAAGTGATGGAAATGCCCGAGAACACGGACAACCCCCTGCGCTGCCCAGTGCGGCTCTACGAGTTCTACCTCTCCAAATG tTCAGACTCTGTGAAGCAACGCACAGACGTGTTCTACCTGCAGCCGGAGCGCTCCTGCGTGCCCAACAGCCCACTGTGGTATTCCGGCCTGCCTCTCGACCCCGCCACCCTGGAGACCATGCTGACGCGCATCCTCATGGTGCGCGAGGTGCACGAACAGCTGGAGAAGGCCCCCCCCCACGACGACGAGGCTGCAGGGTAG
- the zmym4.1 gene encoding zinc finger MYM-type protein 4 isoform X2 encodes MAESEQAMHCESEEKPMEKLRASAERGSAVLMDIAEPGGVEDIADHISPSNKIPEVAGTERGTEEEEKGDREREREQMDTQSPEPCSAPPLLGGLDGAGGVEDEVEGAPVIAAEDDEEEEVLQAPPTSPSPSQPDRQADAKPDSLDTQLESTDSQSSTVSTESVSVETELPPAEVETTPGGAELACVAGAPSKEDRRSPNRQTPPSLLQCITETPRGTDASQSSTVLDRERLQEREPVVTRRPDSQYREPVSVPREAETGDSGASFPPELHIKDEPLDDEYDRALAPSHAPAPPHVPVTNNTLTTPHSQAPLHPLLDKVKDEPDNAQEFGEQPKTAEELKISAVFSVGGHTAASAAPPQYPPVSRPVPGVGGALGAPVRPRLLAVPANTQAPPPSSSSSPSSLPPPPAASASPAIRVSCSGCKKVLQKGQTAYQRKGSTQLFCSTLCLTGYTVPAVRTVLRKTCHYCLKEIGNPKDVIIAPVDTVGTVKDFCSQSCLSAFDYKRKTAASTLSTEGVTIKCSMCQRTAIIRHEVNYQGVVHKLCSDSCFSRFRSVNNLTMNCCENCGGYCYSGGGQCHVLQIEGTAKKFCSPTCITAYKLSAKVTPCTVCQSLRSSAEMLENTSPQGRTELFCSVNCLSAYRVQNFTTSGVPVPCNSCKASAVPQYHLAMSDGSIRNFCSYNCVVSFQTVFNKPSSQPAPVPLSQSQVITSTTSSVPGGAAVNLATPAPPSTAPPAPVQPAEPPRAPAPAPVAPPSTPNRCVVKLRCRHCRNLFTSKPELLEFKGRMVQFCGSACVEEFRKVSFVSARCEYCKIEKVVKETIKFNRQDRSFCSEGCKLLYKHDLAKRWGSLCRSCAYCSNAGQKAVQNHFAGRLEEFCSEECMSLYTVLFYQMAKCDWCKRQGKLLESVKWHGEMKHFCNLSCLLQYCGQQISTETLSSTVNAMTTMPAVAPTLAAPPCAPVAAPVIPSLSPVTQKKEPTPVIANVVSLASAPAGQPALHASTALQGAVPTAQAKIIGDASTQTDALKLPPVAPPRILKNKALLCKPISLTKATSCKPHTQSKESQTEEEWRPDVLVIPVPVPVFIPVPMHLYTQYTPYPLGLPLPVPVPLFLPTSLDKAEQALGAVQDLAQDLPSDPYEADLLHMAELIAEEQEKDKPVSHGDQGSTYSGDLESEAVSTPHSWEDDVNHCPLRSGHAPEPDPPTTPGLQPPPSPSLLQDLEADFPIADAVLSLAESFDPAARETGVTLRHRTRRRPRDGFPPRKRGRKRAGAVVSAGLSRSAQPPGAEARHALKHMYGVNAWRSWVQWRNAQPDTEQPRFGSRPMSPKEDVLACSSAELSYGLCRFIRELRRPNGEHYTPDSIFYLCLGIQQHLFENGRIENIFTDVFYSRFTLEITKMLKDWKPTVLPSGYLHSRVEEEYLWECKQLGAYSPIVLLNTLLFFNTKLFQLKTIPQHLRLSFAHVMRCTRTAPANTPGNTPGIAKTTCLRFFPPAAKREPAEKGAALGKRRLEEGLEEEVMEMPENTDNPLRCPVRLYEFYLSKCSDSVKQRTDVFYLQPERSCVPNSPLWYSGLPLDPATLETMLTRILMVREVHEQLEKAPPHDDEAAG; translated from the exons ATGGCGGAGAGCGAACAGGCGATGCATTGCGAG AGTGAAGAGAAGCCCATGGAGAAGTTGAGAGCATCAGCAGAGAGGG GCTCTGCAGTACTGATGGACATAGCTGAACCTGGTGGTGTTGAGGACATCGCTGACCACATTAGCCCAAGTAACAAGATTCCTGAGGTGGCTGGGACTGAGAGAGGCACGGAAGAGGAAGAGAAgggagaccgagagagagagcgagagcagaTGGACACACAGAGCCCAGAGCCTTGCTCAGCTCCCCCCTTGCTTGGTGGCCTGGATGGGGCAGGAGGGGTGGAGGATGAGGTGGAGGGTGCTCCTGTGATCGCGGCTGAGgatgacgaggaggaggaggtccTGCAggccccccccacctctcccaGCCCATCACAGCCTGATAGACAGGCAGACGCAAAACCTGACAGCCTGGACACACAGCTTGAGAGCACGGACTCACAGAGCAGCACTGTGAGCACAG AATCAGTCAGTGTGGAGACAGAGCTCCCCCCAGCGGAGGTGGAGACAACTCCAGGAGGGGCGGAGCTGGCATGCGTGGCAGGGGCGCCCAGTAAAGAGGACAGGAGATCTCCAAACAGACAGACGCCCCCCTCACTGCTGCAGTGCATCACTGAGACACCGAGAGGGACTGATGCCAGCCAGAGCAGCACAG TGTTGGACAGGGAGAGGCTGCAGGAGAGGGAGCCTGTGGTGACCAGGCGGCCAGACAGTCAGTACAGG GAGCCAGTGTCCGTGCCACGTGAGGCGGAGACTGGGGACAGCGGGGCGTCCTTCCCGCCTGAGCTCCACATCAAGGACGAGCCGCTGGACGACGAGTACGATCGAGCATTGGCCCCGTCCCATGCACCGGCTCCGCCCCATGTACCGGTCACGAACAATACACTGACCACACCTCACTCACAGGCCCCACTCCATCCGTTACTGGACAAAGTCAAGGATGAACCTGACAACGCACag GAGTTCGGTGAGCAGCCCAAGACTGCAGAGGAACTGAAGATAAGCGCAGTGTTCTCTGTGGGAGGTCACACAGctg CCTCTGCAGCCCCTCCCCAGTATCCCCCTGTGTCCAGACCGGTGCCAGGGGTAGGGGGGGCATTGGGGGCACCTGTCCGGCCCAGGCTTCTGGCAGTGCCTGCCAACACCCAGGCCCCTCCaccttcttcctcctcttcccccTCCTCGCTGCCCCCCCCGCCTGCTGCCTCGGCCTCCCCAGCAATCCGGGTGTCATGCTCCGGCTGTAAGAAGGTGCTGCAGAAAGGCCAGACGGCTTACCAGCGCAAGGGCTCCACGCAGCTGTTCTGCTCCACACTGTGTCTAACCGGCTACACAGTGCCAGCCGTGCGCACCGTGCTGAGGAAGACCTGCCACTACTGCCTCAA ggagaTTGGAAATCCCAAGGATGTGATCATAGCCCCTGTGGACACTGTGGGGACGGTGAAGGATTTCTGCAGCCAgtcctgtctgtctgctttTGACTATAAGCGCAAGACCGCAGCATCTACTCTGTCCACCGAGGGCGTCACCATCAAGTGCAGCATGTGCCAGAGGACAGCCATA ATCCGCCATGAGGTAAACTACCAGGGTGTGGTGCACAAGCTGTGCAGCGACTCCTGCTTCTCCCGCTTCCGCTCCGTCAACAACCTCACCATGAACTGCTGTGAGAACTGCGGGGGCTACTGCTACAGCGGGGGGGGGCAGTGCCATGTGCTGCAGATCGAGGGCACCGCCAAGAAGTTCTGCAGCCCCACCTGCATCACGGCATACAAGCTG AGTGCAAAGGTGACGCCCTGCACAGTGTGTCAGTCGCTGCGCTCCTCGGCCGAGATGTTAGAGAATACCAGCCCCCAGGGCCGCACCGAGCTCTTCTGCTCCGTCAACTGCCTGTCTGCCTACAGGGTTCAGAACTTCACTACATCAG GTGTGCCGGTGCCCTGTAACAGCTGCAAGGCGTCCGCTGTGCCGCAGTACCACCTGGCCATGTCTGACGGCAGCATCCGCAACTTCTGCAGCTACAACTGTGTGGTCAGCTTCCAG ACTGTGTTTAATAAGCCCTCCTCTCAGCCCGCCCCAGTGCCTCTCTCTCAGAGCCAGGTGATAACCAGCACCACCTCCTCCGTCCCCgggggggccgctgtcaacctGGCCACCCCTGCCCCCCCTAGCACTGCCCCCCCAGCCCCGGTGCAGCCAGCCGAGCCCCCCCGTGCCCCTGCCCCAGCCCCGGTTgcacccccctccacccccaacCGCTGTGTGGTGAAGCTGCGCTGTCGGCACTGCAGAAACCTCTTCACATCCAAACCAGAGCTTCTGGAGTTCAAG GGACGCATGGTGCAGTTCTGTGGCTCGGCCTGTGTGGAGGAGTTTAGGAAGGTGAGCTTCGTGTCGGCGCGCTGCGAGTATTGCAAGATCGAGAAGGTCGTCAAGGAGACCATCAAGTTCAACAGGCAGGACCGCTCCTTCTGCAGTGAAG GCTGTAAGCTCCTGTACAAGCATGACTTGGCCAAGCGTTGGGGCAGCCTGTGCCGGAGCTGTGCGTACTGCAGCAACGCAGGGCAGAAGGCTGTCCAGAATCACTTTGCGGGCCGACTGGAGGAGTTCTGCAGCGAGGAGTGCATGTCCCTCTACACTGTGCTCTTCTACCAG atggcGAAGTGTGACTGGTGTAAGCGCCAGGGGAAGCTGCTGGAGTCAGTGAAGTGGCATGGAGAGATGAAGCACTTCTGTAACCTGAGCTGTCTGCTGCAGTACTGTGGCCAGCAGATCTCCACAGAGACGCTCAGCAGCACTG TGAATGCCATGACTACAATGCCTGCTGTGGCCCCCACCCTGGCAGCACCCCCCTGTGCCCCTGTGGCTGCTCCAGTgattccctccctctcccccgtCACCCAGAAGAAGGAGCCGACGCCCGTCATTGCCAACGTGGTCTCCCTTGCCAGCGCTCCCGCCGGGCAACCCGCCCTGCACGCTAGCACTGCGCTGCAGG GTGCTGTCCCCACTGCCCAGGCCAAGATCATTGGAGAT GCCAGTACACAGACGGACGCCCTGAAGTTGCCCCCTGTGGCGCCCCCCCGGATCCTGAAGAACAAGGCCCTGCTGTGCAAACCCATCAGCCTGACCAAGGCCACATCCTGCAAGCCCCACACCCAGAGCAAGGAGAGCCAGACTG AGGAGGAGTGGCGTCCGGATGTGTTGGTGATCCCGGTCCCTGTGCCTGTGTTCATTCCTGTGCCGATGCACCTGTACACCCAGTACACCCCCTACCCCCTGGGCCTGCCCCTGCCG GTGCCTGTGCCCCTGTTCCTGCCCACCTCTCTGGACAAGGCAGAGCAGGCACTGGGGGCAGTACAGGACCTGGCGCAGGACTTACCCTCTGACCCATACGAGGCCGATCTCCTGCACATGGCAGAGCTGATCGCAGAGGAGCAGGAGAAGGACAAGCCCGTCTCCCATGGAg ACCAGGGCAGCACGTACAGCGGAGACCTGGAGAGCGAGGCGGTGTCCACTCCACATAGCTGGGAGGATGATGTCAATCACTGTCCACTGCGCTCTGGCCATGCCCCTGAGCCCGACCCCCCCACGACCCCTGGCCTCcagccccccccctccccctcgctGCTGCAGGACCTGGAGGCTGATTTCCCCATTG CTGATGCTGTGCTGTCGTTGGCAGAGTCGTTCGACCCAGCGGCGCGGGAGACTGGCGTCACACTCAGACACCGGACACGCAGGAGACCCAGGGATGGCTTCCCTCCCCGCAAACGG GGCCGGAAGAGGGCAGGGGCGGTGGTGTCTGCTGGTCTGTCTCGCAGTGCGCAGCCCCCTGGTGCTGAAGCCAGGCATGCACTCAAGCACATGTATGGTGTGAATGCCTGGCGCAGCTGGGTGCAGTGGAGGAATGCCCAGCCCGACACTGAGCAGCCACGATTCGGCA GTCGTCCGATGAGCCCAAAGGAGGACGTGCTGGCCTGCAGCTCCGCAGAGCTCAGCTATGGCCTGTGTCGCTTCATCAGGGAGCTGCGCCGGCCAAACGGGGAGCACTACACCCCCGACAGCATCTTCTACCTGTGCCTGGGCATCCAGCAG CACCTGTTTGAGAACGGCCGCATCGAGAACATCTTCACTGATGTCTTCTACAGCCGCTTCACCCTGGAGATCACCAAGATGCTCAAGGATTGGAAACCCACCGTGCTGCCTAGTG GGTACCTGCACTCTCGCGTGGAGGAGGAGTACCTGTGGGAGTGTAAGCAGCTGGGTGCGTACTCCCCCATTGTGCTGCTCAATACGCTGCTGTTCTTCAACACTAAGCTCTTCCAACTGAAGACCATCCCACAGCACCTGCGGCTCTCCTTCGCCCACGTCATGCGCTGCACCCGCACTGCCCCCGCCAACACGCCCGGCAACACACCTGGCATCGCCAAGACCACTTGCCTGCGCTTCTTCCCCCCTGCTGCTAAGAGGGAGCCTGCAG aaaaaGGTGCTGCCCTGGGGAAGCGGAGGCTGGAGGAGGGGCTGGAGGAGGAAGTGATGGAAATGCCCGAGAACACGGACAACCCCCTGCGCTGCCCAGTGCGGCTCTACGAGTTCTACCTCTCCAAATG tTCAGACTCTGTGAAGCAACGCACAGACGTGTTCTACCTGCAGCCGGAGCGCTCCTGCGTGCCCAACAGCCCACTGTGGTATTCCGGCCTGCCTCTCGACCCCGCCACCCTGGAGACCATGCTGACGCGCATCCTCATGGTGCGCGAGGTGCACGAACAGCTGGAGAAGGCCCCCCCCCACGACGACGAGGCTGCAGGGTAG